The following coding sequences lie in one Arachis ipaensis cultivar K30076 chromosome B05, Araip1.1, whole genome shotgun sequence genomic window:
- the LOC107643125 gene encoding RING-H2 finger protein ATL22, with amino-acid sequence MTTPQYYSLTLVFLIIIIIIELRRTEADEPSDNINNCDTTVIASCGNYTLPIEFPFWMTSEGNNTRCGYRGFEIKCNNQKQPLLNLPESGDFVVNGIENDEQTILINDQEKCLPRRIMLNRGFSLADSPFQLADGFSYQNYSFYSCPYDPTSPLMIECLGSTRNNLSYSVLAVLSSQVTRQRLLNNSSSCHFITSALAPVPFYVRYEVFWMSYDVDIRLRWNEPDCTSCIQSGGRCGLLPNSNDDHAACYDLPRQGQGLSRKARFGLTVGVGIPGVIGIIGLICLLQRRKMRRDQRQQSSRTQTEFSIMIVPPPPAVLMGLDGPSIERYPKTEVGEDGQLPRPNDTICSICLCEYRPKEVLRTITECQHYFHVDCIDGWLKMNATCPLCRKLPARSNSNYDSSLPFSPSSS; translated from the exons ATGACCACCCCGCAATATTATTCCCTAACACTTGTAttcttgattattattattattattgagctCAGAAGAACAGAGGCGGATGAACCAAGTGATAATATTAATAACTGTGACACAACCGTTATTGCCTCATGCGGAAACTACACGCTCCCTATTGAATTCCCGTTTTGGATGACCAGTGAAGGCAACAACACACGGTGTGGGTACCGAGGTTTCGAAATCAAGTGTAACAATCAGAAACAACCGTTGCTAAATCTCCCAGAATCCGGTGACTTCGTTGTAAACGGGATCGAGAATGATGAGCAAACAATTCTGATCAACGACCAAGAAAAGTGCCTCCCAAGAAGGATCATGCTCAACCGTGGATTCAGCCTCGCAGATTCCCCTTTCCAATTAGCCGACGGTTTCAGTTACCAGAATTACTCGTTTTACAGCTGTCCATACGACCCAACATCACCGCTCATGATAGAGTGCTTGGGATCCACGCGCAACAACCTCAGCTATTCCGTGTTGGCGGTGTTGTCGTCGCAAGTAACCCGTCAAAGGTTGTTGAATAATTCATCGTCGTGCCACTTTATTACATCGGCTTTGGCACCTGTTCCCTTTTATGTACGGTATGAAGTGTTTTGGATGAGTTACGATGTTGATATACGGTTACGGTGGAATGAACCTGATTGCACGTCTTGTATACAAAGTGGTGGACGCTGTGGCCTCCTACCGAATTCTAACGATGATCATGCTGCTTGTTATGATCTTCCACGCCAAGGTCAAG GTCTTTCGAGGAAAGCCAGGTTTGGTCTAACCGTAGGCGTGGGAATACCTGGAGTCATTGGCATCATTGGACTAATATGTTTATTGCAACGCAGAAAGATGAGGCGAGATCAGCGACAACAGTCATCAAGAACACAAACGGAATTTTCTATCATGATTGTTCCTCCCCCTCCAGCTGTCCTAATGGGCCTTGATGGGCCATCAATAGAAAGATATCCGAAAACTGAGGTAGGTGAGGATGGGCAATTGCCTAGGCCCAATGATACCATTTGCTCAATATGTCTCTGTGAATATAGGCCCAAAGAGGTGCTGAGGACCATAACAGAGTGTCAACACTATTTTCACGTTGATTGCATTGATGGGTGGCTGAAGATGAATGCTACTTGCCCTTTGTGTAGAAAATTGCCAGCAAGATCAAATTCCAATTACGACTCCTCTTTGCCTTTCTCTCCATCTTCCTCCTAA
- the LOC107640258 gene encoding RING-H2 finger protein ATL22-like isoform X2: MANLLITLFLISIIELLFLPNATRSKTTSPACGSRYCGSSEVAIEFPFHLTQDHTSFVGGDARCGYQGFEVSCNQRNLMISLPNGGGEFIVKNISLEHQYIWVNDPNECFAKRFLQGKDLIKDSPFLWGLPNSKRVMFYNCSELAGIDVDPQLRLPCLSDDEKHYYSVIVLSESDIENENYYSSKCRNIGSALFPVNDVSEDDSSISSRQIRDELIHFDMKLQWFRPSCYCKEDQHCGFIPNADFDVVCYNHKNQEQDMLLELDSGYSNNNGNGHMQALSGTSGSPPSYYYGEKEESKFAIALGTLENHRDPTCASKENVVKPTATARRATQIKNDGIIINHQ, translated from the exons ATGGCTAACTTGCTAAtaactttgttcttaatttccaTTATTGAACTCTTGTTTCTTCCTAACGCAACAAGAAGCAAAACAACTTCACCAGCTTGTGGAAGCAGATATTGTGGAAGCTCTGAAGTAGCTATTGAGTTCCCTTTCCATTTGACACAGGATCATACTAGCTTTGTTGGAGGAGATGCACGATGCGGGTACCAAGGTTTTGAAGTTTCGTGTAACCAAAGGAATTTGATGATTAGTCTCCCAAATGGAGGAGGAGAATTCATCGTCAAAAACATCTCTCTAGAGCACCAATATATTTGGGTCAACGACCCTAATGAGTGTTTTGCTAAACGGTTCTTGCAGGGCAAGGATCTCATCAAAGATTCACCCTTCCTATGGGGCCTTCCAAATTCAAAGAGAGTGATGTTTTACAATTGCAGCGAATTAGCAGGAATTGATGTTGATCCACAACTACGTCTTCCTTGCCTGAGTGACGATGAGAAGCATTATTATTCTGTTATAGTTTTGTCAGAGTCGGATATTGAGAATGAGAATTATTATAGTTCAAAGTGTAGGAATATTGGGTCTGCTTTGTTTCCCGTTAATGATGTTTCTGAAGATGATTCTTCAATATCATCACGGCAAATAAGAGATGAACTTATTCATTTTGATATGAAGTTGCAATGGTTTAGGCCTAGTTGTTATTGTAAGGAGGATCAACACTGTGGCTTCATACCAAATGCTGATTTTGACGTTGTTTGTTACAACCACAAAAATCAAGAACAAG ATATGTTACTTGAACTTGACAGCGGTTATTCCAATAATAATGGTAATGGGCACATGCAAGCACTTTCCGGTACTA GTGGAAGTCCTCCAAGTTATTATTATGGTGAAAAGGAAGAGAGCAAGTTTGCTATAGCATTGGGAACGCTAg AGAATCATCGAGACCCAACATGCGCGAGCAAGGAGAATGTTGTTAAGCCAACAGCGACAGCTAGGAGAGCTACGCAGATTAAGAATGATGgaatcatcatcaatcatcagtGA
- the LOC107640258 gene encoding RING-H2 finger protein ATL22-like isoform X1: protein MANLLITLFLISIIELLFLPNATRSKTTSPACGSRYCGSSEVAIEFPFHLTQDHTSFVGGDARCGYQGFEVSCNQRNLMISLPNGGGEFIVKNISLEHQYIWVNDPNECFAKRFLQGKDLIKDSPFLWGLPNSKRVMFYNCSELAGIDVDPQLRLPCLSDDEKHYYSVIVLSESDIENENYYSSKCRNIGSALFPVNDVSEDDSSISSRQIRDELIHFDMKLQWFRPSCYCKEDQHCGFIPNADFDVVCYNHKNQEQDMLLELDSGYSNNNGNGHMQALSGTSGSPPSYYYGEKEESKFAIALGTLGILILLFYVAFHITKEMRQERLRQRIIETQHARARRMLLSQQRQLGELRRLRMMESSSIISERYPPTSDENSTIIIELEQCPVIQLGDSGQLPTMSMDNVCSICLSEYEAKETLRSMPQCNHFFHSHCIDPWLKMNATCPLCRKLPI from the exons ATGGCTAACTTGCTAAtaactttgttcttaatttccaTTATTGAACTCTTGTTTCTTCCTAACGCAACAAGAAGCAAAACAACTTCACCAGCTTGTGGAAGCAGATATTGTGGAAGCTCTGAAGTAGCTATTGAGTTCCCTTTCCATTTGACACAGGATCATACTAGCTTTGTTGGAGGAGATGCACGATGCGGGTACCAAGGTTTTGAAGTTTCGTGTAACCAAAGGAATTTGATGATTAGTCTCCCAAATGGAGGAGGAGAATTCATCGTCAAAAACATCTCTCTAGAGCACCAATATATTTGGGTCAACGACCCTAATGAGTGTTTTGCTAAACGGTTCTTGCAGGGCAAGGATCTCATCAAAGATTCACCCTTCCTATGGGGCCTTCCAAATTCAAAGAGAGTGATGTTTTACAATTGCAGCGAATTAGCAGGAATTGATGTTGATCCACAACTACGTCTTCCTTGCCTGAGTGACGATGAGAAGCATTATTATTCTGTTATAGTTTTGTCAGAGTCGGATATTGAGAATGAGAATTATTATAGTTCAAAGTGTAGGAATATTGGGTCTGCTTTGTTTCCCGTTAATGATGTTTCTGAAGATGATTCTTCAATATCATCACGGCAAATAAGAGATGAACTTATTCATTTTGATATGAAGTTGCAATGGTTTAGGCCTAGTTGTTATTGTAAGGAGGATCAACACTGTGGCTTCATACCAAATGCTGATTTTGACGTTGTTTGTTACAACCACAAAAATCAAGAACAAG ATATGTTACTTGAACTTGACAGCGGTTATTCCAATAATAATGGTAATGGGCACATGCAAGCACTTTCCGGTACTA GTGGAAGTCCTCCAAGTTATTATTATGGTGAAAAGGAAGAGAGCAAGTTTGCTATAGCATTGGGAACGCTAggtatattaatattattattttatgtagcATTTCATATAACTAAGGAGATGAGACAAGAAAGGTTACGACAGAGAATCATCGAGACCCAACATGCGCGAGCAAGGAGAATGTTGTTAAGCCAACAGCGACAGCTAGGAGAGCTACGCAGATTAAGAATGATGgaatcatcatcaatcatcagtGAGAGGTACCCTCCCACCAGCGATGAGAATTCAACAATAATAATAGAGTTAGAACAATGTCCAGTTATCCAGCTAGGTGACAGTGGACAATTGCCAACAATGTCAATGGACAACGTTTGTTCTATATGTCTTAGTGAGTACGAGGCTAAAGAAACATTAAGGAGCATGCCACAGTGTAATCACTTTTTTCATTCTCATTGTATTGATCCCTGGCTCAAGATGAATGCTACTTGTCCCTTGTGCCGAAAATTGCCAATATGA
- the LOC107640258 gene encoding RING-H2 finger protein ATL22-like isoform X3 — translation MANLLITLFLISIIELLFLPNATRSKTTSPACGSRYCGSSEVAIEFPFHLTQDHTSFVGGDARCGYQGFEVSCNQRNLMISLPNGGGEFIVKNISLEHQYIWVNDPNECFAKRFLQGKDLIKDSPFLWGLPNSKRVMFYNCSELAGIDVDPQLRLPCLSDDEKHYYSVIVLSESDIENENYYSSKCRNIGSALFPVNDVSEDDSSISSRQIRDELIHFDMKLQWFRPSCYCKEDQHCGFIPNADFDVVCYNHKNQEQVQICYLNLTAVIPIIMVMGTCKHFPVLVEVLQVIIMVKRKRASLL, via the exons ATGGCTAACTTGCTAAtaactttgttcttaatttccaTTATTGAACTCTTGTTTCTTCCTAACGCAACAAGAAGCAAAACAACTTCACCAGCTTGTGGAAGCAGATATTGTGGAAGCTCTGAAGTAGCTATTGAGTTCCCTTTCCATTTGACACAGGATCATACTAGCTTTGTTGGAGGAGATGCACGATGCGGGTACCAAGGTTTTGAAGTTTCGTGTAACCAAAGGAATTTGATGATTAGTCTCCCAAATGGAGGAGGAGAATTCATCGTCAAAAACATCTCTCTAGAGCACCAATATATTTGGGTCAACGACCCTAATGAGTGTTTTGCTAAACGGTTCTTGCAGGGCAAGGATCTCATCAAAGATTCACCCTTCCTATGGGGCCTTCCAAATTCAAAGAGAGTGATGTTTTACAATTGCAGCGAATTAGCAGGAATTGATGTTGATCCACAACTACGTCTTCCTTGCCTGAGTGACGATGAGAAGCATTATTATTCTGTTATAGTTTTGTCAGAGTCGGATATTGAGAATGAGAATTATTATAGTTCAAAGTGTAGGAATATTGGGTCTGCTTTGTTTCCCGTTAATGATGTTTCTGAAGATGATTCTTCAATATCATCACGGCAAATAAGAGATGAACTTATTCATTTTGATATGAAGTTGCAATGGTTTAGGCCTAGTTGTTATTGTAAGGAGGATCAACACTGTGGCTTCATACCAAATGCTGATTTTGACGTTGTTTGTTACAACCACAAAAATCAAGAACAAG TGCAGATATGTTACTTGAACTTGACAGCGGTTATTCCAATAATAATGGTAATGGGCACATGCAAGCACTTTCCGGTACTA GTGGAAGTCCTCCAAGTTATTATTATGGTGAAAAGGAAGAGAGCAAGTTTGCTATAG
- the LOC107640258 gene encoding putative RING-H2 finger protein ATL71 isoform X4, with protein sequence MLLELDSGYSNNNGNGHMQALSGTSGSPPSYYYGEKEESKFAIALGTLGILILLFYVAFHITKEMRQERLRQRIIETQHARARRMLLSQQRQLGELRRLRMMESSSIISERYPPTSDENSTIIIELEQCPVIQLGDSGQLPTMSMDNVCSICLSEYEAKETLRSMPQCNHFFHSHCIDPWLKMNATCPLCRKLPI encoded by the exons ATGTTACTTGAACTTGACAGCGGTTATTCCAATAATAATGGTAATGGGCACATGCAAGCACTTTCCGGTACTA GTGGAAGTCCTCCAAGTTATTATTATGGTGAAAAGGAAGAGAGCAAGTTTGCTATAGCATTGGGAACGCTAggtatattaatattattattttatgtagcATTTCATATAACTAAGGAGATGAGACAAGAAAGGTTACGACAGAGAATCATCGAGACCCAACATGCGCGAGCAAGGAGAATGTTGTTAAGCCAACAGCGACAGCTAGGAGAGCTACGCAGATTAAGAATGATGgaatcatcatcaatcatcagtGAGAGGTACCCTCCCACCAGCGATGAGAATTCAACAATAATAATAGAGTTAGAACAATGTCCAGTTATCCAGCTAGGTGACAGTGGACAATTGCCAACAATGTCAATGGACAACGTTTGTTCTATATGTCTTAGTGAGTACGAGGCTAAAGAAACATTAAGGAGCATGCCACAGTGTAATCACTTTTTTCATTCTCATTGTATTGATCCCTGGCTCAAGATGAATGCTACTTGTCCCTTGTGCCGAAAATTGCCAATATGA